A genome region from Pirellulales bacterium includes the following:
- a CDS encoding LON peptidase substrate-binding domain-containing protein, which yields MSQDNFHFSPETFAGTARLFPLPNLVMFPHVLQPLHIYEPRYRAMLEEALDDDKLIAMAMFAPGWED from the coding sequence ATGTCGCAAGACAATTTTCACTTTTCGCCCGAAACATTTGCTGGTACCGCAAGGCTGTTTCCACTGCCGAATTTGGTAATGTTTCCGCATGTGCTGCAGCCGCTGCATATTTATGAGCCACGTTATCGAGCGATGCTGGAGGAGGCTCTGGATGATGACAAGCTAATCGCGATGGCGATGTTCGCGCCGGGTTGGGAGGACGA